One window from the genome of Candidatus Chlorohelix allophototropha encodes:
- a CDS encoding RNA polymerase sigma factor, with protein MKYSVADDDKKLINGCLSGFEEAWEALISKHQRLIYTICKRYHLDDDEAGDIFGRVSMVLLQHLKSIKDHSRLPAWLITTTSRECWQYHKNLRTVSLTPDENNYEIAYMLEPATELALPEEELLSLEQRHQVRDAFKQLPKRNQKLLWYLFFDDKNLSYNQIAAELNMPVSSIGPTRGRSLEKLRQLME; from the coding sequence ATGAAGTATTCAGTAGCTGACGATGATAAAAAACTAATAAATGGGTGTCTTTCCGGTTTTGAAGAAGCTTGGGAAGCGCTTATCTCGAAACATCAGCGTTTAATTTACACAATTTGCAAGCGTTACCATTTAGACGATGACGAGGCAGGCGACATTTTTGGGCGCGTCTCGATGGTTTTATTACAACATCTCAAAAGTATAAAAGATCATTCTCGGTTGCCCGCATGGCTAATAACTACTACCAGCCGAGAATGTTGGCAATATCATAAAAATTTAAGAACCGTATCCCTTACGCCCGATGAAAATAATTACGAGATTGCGTATATGCTTGAACCGGCAACTGAGCTTGCTTTACCAGAAGAAGAGTTGTTGAGTTTGGAGCAGCGACATCAAGTGCGGGATGCTTTCAAGCAATTGCCGAAACGCAACCAGAAATTATTATGGTACCTTTTCTTTGATGATAAAAATCTTTCTTATAATCAGATAGCAGCCGAACTCAATATGCCAGTTTCCAGTATAGGTCCTACCAGAGGTCGTAGCTTAGAAAAGCTACGCCAGTTAATGGAATGA
- a CDS encoding PHA/PHB synthase family protein, whose amino-acid sequence MQPQDWTKLVEQTFKIPSLNGQSNQPDPWMLMIDQLWEANPYSKLLPLDPAEIMHSMQQLWTSMFSDPSRVWANYTDYLQQYNQLMVATMLKMWGQPTGPAVEPEKGDKRFNSPDWQQNIAYDALKQTYLLGATTLLKSAGSLKGLDDKQKRRITFYLRQFLDSISPTNFFFTNPQVIHETIKSGGKNLVDGLNNLLRDVKTGQIKMTDTDAFKPGVNLAITPGQVIHRSRLVEIIQYKPTTEKVYSIPVLFLPPWINKYYCLDMQPENSLIKFLVDKGFTVFVISWKNPDAQMEDIGLEGYLEMGPLTAIKVIKEITGTDKINTVGYCIGGTLLSMTVPYLNAIGDDTVNCTTFFVTLQDFEEVGDTSVYIDEQYVTFIEGQMMARGYLDSKEMASMFNVLRANDLIWSNVINNYMLGKEPPAFDLLYWNADGTRMARTAHSFYLHNTYLENNLVKPGKIILKGVPIDLGKITQDVYAVGTQQDHIVPWKSAWRITKLAGGKKRFIVGSSGHIAGIINTPSKMRGYWTNEASAETAEDWFNKAQPQQGSWWFDWAEWLKARAGEQVSPPPMGSKTNPPICAAPGTYVLER is encoded by the coding sequence ATGCAACCGCAAGATTGGACTAAATTGGTCGAACAGACCTTTAAAATACCTAGCCTTAATGGACAAAGTAATCAACCTGATCCTTGGATGTTAATGATTGATCAGTTGTGGGAGGCAAACCCCTACAGTAAGCTATTGCCGCTCGACCCGGCTGAAATCATGCATTCAATGCAGCAACTCTGGACAAGTATGTTTAGTGACCCCTCCAGAGTATGGGCAAATTATACCGACTATTTACAGCAGTATAACCAACTCATGGTAGCAACCATGCTGAAGATGTGGGGGCAACCCACCGGTCCGGCGGTTGAGCCAGAGAAAGGTGACAAACGTTTCAACTCGCCAGACTGGCAGCAAAATATCGCTTATGACGCTTTGAAACAGACCTATTTGCTAGGTGCAACCACCCTTCTGAAGTCCGCAGGAAGCTTGAAGGGTCTTGACGATAAGCAGAAGCGGCGAATCACCTTTTATTTACGCCAGTTTCTGGATTCGATTAGCCCTACCAATTTCTTTTTCACCAATCCTCAGGTCATTCATGAAACCATTAAAAGCGGTGGCAAGAATCTGGTAGATGGTTTGAATAACCTGCTCAGGGATGTAAAAACCGGTCAAATTAAAATGACCGATACTGACGCCTTCAAACCGGGTGTTAACCTAGCTATTACCCCCGGTCAGGTAATCCATCGTAGCAGATTGGTGGAGATTATTCAGTACAAGCCTACTACTGAAAAAGTCTATTCTATTCCCGTCTTGTTCTTACCGCCATGGATTAACAAGTACTATTGCCTTGATATGCAACCCGAAAACAGCCTGATTAAGTTTTTGGTGGATAAAGGCTTCACCGTATTTGTAATCAGTTGGAAAAACCCGGATGCCCAAATGGAAGATATTGGGCTTGAGGGCTACCTTGAAATGGGTCCGTTGACCGCTATAAAAGTTATCAAAGAGATAACCGGAACAGATAAAATCAATACAGTTGGCTATTGTATCGGCGGCACTTTGCTTTCTATGACCGTGCCTTATCTAAACGCTATCGGTGATGATACTGTTAATTGCACCACTTTCTTTGTTACGCTACAGGACTTTGAGGAAGTGGGCGATACTTCAGTTTACATTGACGAGCAGTATGTTACTTTCATTGAAGGACAGATGATGGCGCGTGGCTATTTGGACAGCAAAGAGATGGCATCAATGTTCAATGTTTTGCGGGCTAACGACCTGATTTGGAGCAACGTAATCAATAACTACATGCTCGGCAAAGAGCCTCCCGCTTTCGATTTACTGTACTGGAATGCTGATGGAACCCGTATGGCGCGTACCGCACATTCCTTCTATCTGCACAATACCTACCTTGAGAATAACTTGGTTAAACCCGGCAAAATCATTCTTAAAGGTGTGCCGATTGACTTGGGTAAAATCACTCAGGACGTTTATGCGGTAGGTACGCAGCAAGATCACATTGTACCTTGGAAATCGGCATGGCGTATTACCAAATTGGCGGGCGGTAAAAAACGCTTTATAGTGGGTTCAAGTGGGCATATCGCGGGTATTATAAACACTCCTTCCAAAATGCGGGGTTATTGGACTAACGAAGCAAGCGCAGAAACGGCAGAGGATTGGTTCAATAAAGCGCAGCCGCAGCAGGGTAGTTGGTGGTTTGACTGGGCGGAGTGGCTTAAAGCTCGCGCCGGAGAACAAGTATCTCCCCCGCCAATGGGCAGCAAAACTAATCCACCAATATGTGCTGCGCCAGGCACATACGTATTAGAAAGGTAA
- a CDS encoding RraA family protein: MTEISDNYIENLLVRCVAIATSTWSDALDQLELAGVIQGLQHRSGIGRIAGRAVTVKEVTGELGDHLLEDFNVGAILAAGGAGEILIIDMGGYEISTFGGLAARAATNRNITGVLIEGGCRDLDEIRATGLWLGSRHVTPLSGKRRAKVTGINIPIYIDGVEINPGDYIVADTTGSIVIPAGRIEQVLEIAEELTARDMQFEDALKQGQQFGAIAQTLKHM; the protein is encoded by the coding sequence ATGACTGAAATATCTGATAATTATATTGAAAATTTGTTGGTGAGGTGTGTTGCTATAGCCACCAGCACATGGAGTGATGCACTTGATCAATTAGAATTAGCCGGTGTGATTCAAGGTCTACAACATCGAAGCGGTATAGGACGTATTGCGGGTAGAGCGGTTACCGTAAAAGAAGTTACCGGAGAACTAGGCGACCACCTGCTAGAAGATTTTAACGTTGGCGCAATTTTGGCTGCTGGCGGCGCAGGGGAAATTTTAATTATTGATATGGGCGGCTACGAAATATCGACTTTTGGCGGTTTAGCTGCTAGAGCCGCTACAAACCGGAATATTACGGGAGTACTGATTGAAGGTGGTTGCCGGGACTTGGATGAGATTCGTGCTACAGGGCTGTGGTTGGGTAGCCGTCATGTAACTCCGCTATCAGGTAAAAGACGTGCCAAAGTAACCGGAATTAATATACCAATATATATAGATGGGGTAGAAATTAATCCCGGAGATTATATAGTTGCAGATACTACGGGCAGTATTGTAATTCCTGCCGGACGAATTGAACAGGTGTTGGAAATAGCCGAAGAGCTAACGGCGCGTGACATGCAATTTGAAGACGCGCTCAAGCAAGGGCAACAATTCGGCGCAATTGCCCAAACCTTAAAGCACATGTAA
- a CDS encoding CPBP family intramembrane glutamic endopeptidase, which yields MSFEAAKKPRIPNTAIAIFCFFLVAVLFNVLGYAVTRFLHWRSLWASIAAQIAVIAALPLLFTLIFRYDYKTTFRLRKLKISTLLICMLAGLAAQFAVRFPDVLVRWGLQAIFGTLYIPDSGSLSDNTFLGMALLTVALLILAPTCEELLNRGFLMSGFHRNGESSFWRTVLWVGIFFGIFHQYMYTFTGTMLGGFMLAYLALSTGSIYASMAAHFGFNLFPAVVYWILFIFQNTINDVLGESSTDSGLMVVTPELVTSSLILSLLGSGLLFLALRSVSKRAAASRTGLVLGYSGLVKDLYPDSPYYAQGDYYSPGYPYLYGFYGYTGEAIAPDYWSAPGVERAGAPYQYAPYLATSLTRTNHPYAAPPDQTRYIPPGKRSLPTRASIKLRAWAIVALGATLIFFLLTCLTEVELRARGRECERDPRKCESVLPTPTGNNPSLVKLPDIINLQP from the coding sequence TTGAGCTTTGAGGCAGCAAAAAAACCACGTATCCCAAACACTGCCATAGCCATTTTCTGCTTTTTTCTGGTTGCGGTACTATTTAATGTGCTTGGCTATGCAGTAACACGTTTTTTGCATTGGCGTAGCCTGTGGGCTTCAATTGCAGCACAAATAGCCGTTATTGCCGCTTTACCCTTATTGTTTACCTTAATTTTTCGCTACGATTATAAAACGACTTTCAGGTTACGAAAGCTAAAAATCAGCACCTTGCTAATTTGCATGTTAGCCGGGTTAGCGGCTCAGTTCGCAGTGCGCTTTCCCGATGTGCTGGTACGCTGGGGATTACAGGCTATCTTTGGAACGCTATATATTCCTGACTCAGGTAGCCTGAGCGATAATACTTTTCTGGGTATGGCGCTACTAACCGTCGCCCTTCTTATACTTGCCCCCACCTGTGAAGAACTTTTAAATCGTGGCTTTTTGATGTCAGGTTTTCACCGGAATGGAGAGTCGAGTTTCTGGCGCACTGTGCTATGGGTAGGTATATTCTTTGGGATATTTCACCAGTATATGTACACCTTCACCGGAACAATGCTAGGCGGTTTTATGCTGGCATATTTGGCACTATCTACCGGTTCAATTTATGCCAGTATGGCAGCACATTTTGGTTTTAACCTGTTTCCCGCGGTAGTATATTGGATACTGTTCATTTTCCAGAACACTATTAATGATGTGCTAGGAGAATCTTCTACAGATAGCGGCTTGATGGTAGTAACCCCCGAACTGGTGACAAGCTCATTGATTTTATCGCTGCTCGGTTCAGGTTTGTTATTTCTAGCGTTACGTTCAGTCAGCAAACGAGCGGCTGCCAGCCGAACCGGATTGGTATTGGGCTATTCCGGGCTGGTAAAAGATTTATATCCAGATTCCCCTTATTATGCCCAAGGCGATTATTACTCGCCCGGCTATCCCTATCTATACGGTTTTTACGGCTATACCGGGGAAGCTATCGCCCCGGATTACTGGTCTGCGCCCGGTGTGGAACGAGCAGGCGCACCTTATCAATATGCACCATACCTTGCAACCTCACTAACACGTACTAATCACCCTTACGCTGCCCCACCCGACCAAACTAGATATATACCGCCGGGTAAACGTTCTCTACCCACACGAGCAAGCATCAAATTGCGAGCATGGGCGATTGTAGCATTGGGGGCTACCTTGATTTTTTTCTTGCTAACCTGCTTGACCGAGGTTGAGTTGCGCGCAAGAGGACGTGAGTGTGAGCGTGACCCTCGTAAATGCGAGTCTGTATTGCCTACACCAACCGGAAATAATCCCTCGTTGGTGAAATTGCCTGATATTATTAATCTACAACCGTAA
- a CDS encoding IS4 family transposase codes for MPSIDEIVGALQKIFGERAKALANEQGVNKRSSKITGTILALVLVTGFMSQPGASLNQLSQIAQQFGVNVTRSGLSQRLTSVTVEFLRLLFEEALQVWQQREGLWLELFEPFRGVYLIDSTHIGLANKLADSQPASGGQAGKAGMKLQITYDYLQQQVEVVTAQAALEPDQSFEDKLEKLPEGSLVLFDLGYCTLERLKRLMAAHYFVSRLPPKVHLYEQGSNQPLALGSELRRRGGTCAGTVIELRVEVGQKERLKLRVVAQVLPQEAYLQRLAQAKKVSQLKGRELSAATAERLRWNLYLTNVHESLLSGYQVGIVYHLRWQIELLFKLWKSGLGLAQSGNKKLSRVWCEIYARLIGYTLLIYLSWGVAGSEEMGEAEETNLVEALVGSSGGESNRQWQETDKAKLGRAKPLILQALIKTTRELSLTKALQTLGTEIVRLGKALLRGKDKKVKKLIKKLRKRWGRYSLKEKRADRLTSYQQISQIQLSTRELHAPDLTLICKVA; via the coding sequence ATGCCTAGTATAGACGAAATAGTTGGAGCTTTGCAAAAAATATTTGGGGAACGAGCCAAAGCACTAGCGAACGAGCAAGGAGTGAACAAACGCAGCTCGAAAATCACAGGGACAATTTTGGCACTGGTGTTGGTAACAGGCTTTATGAGCCAGCCCGGCGCCAGCCTTAACCAATTGAGCCAAATAGCCCAACAATTCGGTGTAAATGTCACCCGCTCGGGGTTGAGCCAACGCTTAACCTCAGTGACAGTGGAGTTTTTACGCTTGCTATTCGAAGAAGCGCTACAAGTGTGGCAGCAGCGAGAAGGTTTGTGGTTGGAACTGTTTGAACCTTTTAGAGGAGTGTACCTGATAGATAGCACTCATATAGGGCTAGCTAACAAACTGGCGGATAGTCAGCCTGCCAGTGGTGGACAGGCTGGCAAAGCCGGTATGAAGTTACAAATAACCTATGATTATTTGCAGCAGCAAGTGGAGGTTGTGACGGCACAAGCGGCGCTGGAACCAGATCAGAGCTTTGAAGATAAGTTGGAAAAATTACCGGAAGGCAGTTTGGTACTGTTTGATTTGGGTTATTGCACCCTGGAACGGCTAAAACGGCTGATGGCAGCTCATTATTTTGTGAGCCGCTTGCCCCCCAAGGTGCATTTGTATGAGCAGGGGAGTAACCAGCCCCTGGCTTTAGGGTCGGAATTAAGGCGCAGAGGAGGTACCTGCGCAGGAACAGTAATAGAGTTAAGAGTGGAAGTAGGGCAAAAAGAACGGTTGAAGTTACGGGTAGTGGCACAAGTGCTACCGCAAGAAGCTTATCTCCAGCGGTTGGCGCAAGCGAAAAAGGTTAGCCAACTCAAAGGGCGGGAGTTGAGTGCCGCGACAGCTGAGCGGTTACGCTGGAACTTGTATCTAACGAATGTGCACGAGAGCTTGTTAAGTGGTTATCAGGTGGGTATAGTCTATCACTTGCGCTGGCAAATCGAGTTGCTTTTTAAGCTCTGGAAAAGTGGTTTGGGACTAGCACAGAGCGGCAACAAGAAATTGAGCCGGGTATGGTGCGAAATCTATGCCCGGTTAATTGGCTACACCCTGCTGATCTATTTGAGTTGGGGAGTAGCAGGGAGTGAAGAAATGGGGGAAGCGGAAGAAACCAACTTGGTGGAAGCACTGGTGGGATCATCAGGAGGAGAAAGCAACCGTCAATGGCAAGAAACGGACAAAGCGAAGTTAGGCAGGGCGAAGCCCCTTATATTGCAGGCGCTCATAAAGACAACGCGGGAGTTGAGCCTAACGAAAGCGCTTCAGACCTTAGGTACAGAAATCGTAAGGCTGGGCAAAGCCTTGCTGAGAGGTAAAGACAAGAAAGTAAAGAAATTGATTAAAAAGCTCAGGAAAAGATGGGGCCGCTATAGTTTGAAAGAGAAAAGAGCAGATCGCCTCACTAGTTACCAACAGATTAGCCAAATTCAGTTAAGCACCCGCGAGCTACATGCTCCCGACCTTACACTAATATGCAAAGTTGCCTGA
- a CDS encoding response regulator, which yields MSENITPINRLLIAVIDPDENSRLISRHVLSGAGYDVIEASDGLSGLAQFNRRQPDMVVLDTNLPQLDGFEVCQRLRLMPGSESIPILMISDNSDDRSIARAFECGATDYQTKPFNWTIILRRIQNFLKVRNNGIELIRNHSRILELLNNQSVSLDEALNRIAELAQDQLPHIHCGIMLLKHGRLYFGGAPSLPETLKYTLDGMQIGNSSTSAGIAAYTAKPVLTSNIMQDRAWEDYFFVAIDNSINSCWSMPVQSSSGVVLGVCSFYLSESRYPTPSEFEMLELISRLTLTAIRSNQLRQQVKVGKPTESVTRLPELYRLQTKLQAVLDSDRLFGNGTAVMMMELEGYNQIAHETTEKELSSLVAISLQAALRKGDMVVCLENGKFAVLVTGLKHQTSPKQLAERLSQNLIKPFVIKGQQLRVSANIGVSIAPADGDRAEMLLEKARLALSLACRRQGQPVQLFSHSSENPTVATSLVGQTGDITAERLSSLQAS from the coding sequence ATGAGCGAAAATATCACTCCCATAAATAGGTTACTTATTGCTGTAATAGATCCAGATGAGAATAGTCGCTTGATTTCCAGACATGTGTTGTCGGGGGCAGGGTACGATGTTATAGAAGCTTCAGACGGACTTTCAGGTCTTGCCCAGTTTAATCGCAGGCAACCGGATATGGTGGTATTAGATACAAACTTACCCCAACTAGACGGTTTTGAAGTTTGCCAACGCTTACGCCTTATGCCCGGAAGTGAAAGTATTCCAATCCTTATGATCAGTGACAATTCTGATGACAGATCTATTGCCAGAGCTTTTGAATGCGGTGCCACCGATTATCAGACCAAACCCTTTAACTGGACTATTATTCTCAGGCGGATACAAAACTTTCTTAAGGTGAGAAATAACGGTATTGAATTAATACGGAATCATAGCCGTATTCTCGAACTGCTTAACAACCAGTCTGTTTCGCTGGATGAAGCATTGAACCGGATAGCCGAGCTTGCTCAAGATCAATTGCCTCATATACATTGTGGAATAATGCTACTAAAACATGGGCGGTTGTATTTTGGTGGCGCTCCAAGCTTGCCTGAGACTCTCAAATATACCTTAGATGGCATGCAGATTGGTAATAGCAGTACCAGTGCTGGCATAGCAGCCTATACAGCAAAACCCGTACTGACTTCTAATATAATGCAGGATCGTGCCTGGGAAGATTATTTTTTTGTAGCTATAGATAATAGTATTAATTCTTGTTGGTCAATGCCGGTGCAATCCAGCAGTGGGGTTGTGTTAGGGGTTTGTTCGTTTTATCTTAGCGAGAGTCGGTATCCAACACCATCAGAATTTGAAATGCTTGAGCTTATTTCACGTTTAACGTTGACGGCAATCCGCAGCAACCAACTTCGACAGCAAGTTAAGGTCGGTAAACCGACTGAATCGGTAACACGCCTACCAGAATTGTACAGGCTACAGACTAAGCTACAGGCGGTGCTGGATTCTGATAGGTTGTTTGGGAATGGCACTGCCGTAATGATGATGGAATTGGAAGGCTATAATCAAATTGCTCATGAAACTACTGAGAAAGAACTGAGTTCGCTAGTGGCTATCAGCCTACAAGCGGCGCTTCGAAAGGGCGATATGGTGGTTTGTCTTGAGAACGGCAAGTTTGCGGTATTGGTTACAGGCTTAAAGCATCAGACCAGCCCTAAGCAATTAGCCGAACGCCTTTCACAAAACTTGATCAAACCATTTGTGATTAAAGGGCAGCAATTGCGTGTTTCCGCAAATATTGGTGTAAGTATTGCTCCTGCCGATGGAGATAGGGCAGAAATGCTGCTGGAAAAAGCGCGCTTAGCCCTTTCATTGGCTTGCCGTCGTCAGGGTCAACCGGTTCAACTATTCAGTCATTCCTCGGAGAATCCCACGGTTGCTACTTCGCTTGTGGGACAAACCGGGGACATTACCGCTGAAAGGTTATCAAGCCTTCAGGCGAGTTAA
- a CDS encoding acyl-CoA dehydrogenase → MAATVTTPKTPMPSAIDLYNIDHLLSEEERMVRDTVRRFVQEKVNPVIGGHFEAGTFPRELIPEIAELGLLGMHLEGYGCAGLNAVSYGIACQELEAGDSGIRSFVSVQGSLAMFPIYSYGSEEQKQKYLPKMASGEFIGCFGLTEPDFGSDPSGMRTNARLEGNQYVLNGSKMWITNGSVADIAVVWAKTDEGIRGFIVEKGTPGFTANDIKHKLSLRASVTSELHFDDCRIPAENVLPNVKGMKGPLSCLNEARFGIAWGAMGAMRACYETALEYAKTRVQFGKPIAGFQLVQQKLAIMATELTKAQLLSLQLGRLKDEGILHPVQISIAKRNNVREAIKAAREARSILGANGVTLEYPISRHMNNLESVFTYEGTDDIHTLIIGQAITGMNAFA, encoded by the coding sequence ATGGCTGCGACAGTCACTACCCCTAAAACCCCAATGCCCTCTGCCATTGATTTATATAATATTGATCATCTTCTCAGTGAAGAAGAGCGTATGGTACGCGATACAGTACGTCGCTTTGTGCAGGAAAAAGTAAACCCGGTAATCGGTGGACATTTTGAAGCAGGTACATTTCCGCGTGAGCTAATACCTGAAATCGCCGAATTAGGTTTGTTGGGAATGCATTTGGAGGGTTACGGATGTGCCGGGTTAAATGCGGTGAGCTATGGCATAGCTTGTCAGGAACTGGAAGCGGGCGATAGTGGGATTCGCTCTTTCGTATCGGTACAAGGTTCACTGGCAATGTTTCCAATTTACAGCTATGGCTCGGAAGAACAAAAACAGAAATACCTCCCAAAAATGGCAAGCGGTGAATTTATCGGCTGCTTTGGTCTGACCGAACCGGATTTCGGCAGCGACCCCTCCGGTATGCGCACCAACGCTCGGTTAGAGGGGAATCAGTACGTTTTGAACGGTAGCAAAATGTGGATTACCAATGGAAGTGTCGCCGATATAGCGGTAGTGTGGGCTAAAACCGATGAAGGTATTCGCGGTTTTATTGTAGAAAAAGGCACTCCCGGTTTTACCGCTAACGATATAAAGCATAAACTCTCATTACGTGCTTCTGTTACCTCAGAACTGCATTTCGATGATTGCCGCATCCCGGCAGAAAATGTTTTACCAAACGTTAAAGGCATGAAAGGACCACTTTCGTGCTTGAATGAAGCCCGTTTTGGTATAGCATGGGGTGCAATGGGGGCGATGCGCGCCTGTTACGAAACGGCATTGGAGTACGCCAAAACCCGGGTTCAGTTTGGAAAGCCTATCGCCGGATTCCAATTGGTACAACAAAAACTGGCGATTATGGCAACGGAATTAACTAAAGCACAATTACTTTCACTACAACTTGGGCGACTTAAGGATGAAGGCATTTTACATCCTGTGCAAATCTCTATCGCTAAACGCAATAACGTAAGGGAAGCTATCAAAGCTGCCCGCGAAGCTCGTTCAATTTTGGGCGCTAATGGCGTAACGCTGGAGTATCCAATTAGCAGACATATGAACAACCTTGAATCTGTTTTCACTTATGAAGGTACTGACGATATACATACCCTTATTATAGGACAGGCGATAACCGGAATGAACGCATTCGCCTGA
- a CDS encoding MBL fold metallo-hydrolase, which translates to MNNHQPNDLNPELEALDEHLRRLTIESFSQEWFSGKIRKPRDRNKWICFLGTGGSPRNLLTQTKRTGGFVLNFPDFMMHIDPGPGAIYHANYFGLDLTALDAVFVSHGHTDHFTEAGVVIEAMSHIMSQRRGAVLAPGELLEQGYITRFHQGKLPAPGFGPYRGGPAAVLAMQAENPLELHGDVVLIPHRAYHGNENYGFTLAYKGLKLGYTSDTSYIRSFECKSGEIVTVNSGLALGEMRDFIQVHEYHEDLKENYAGLDILIANVGFHHTFAHRHLTAYGLIHLLKDSGVKLCLITHLDIAYFINNGLAHDMARYIQEMSGVRCIVPEEGAKIEL; encoded by the coding sequence TTGAATAATCACCAACCTAACGACCTTAATCCCGAACTGGAAGCGTTGGATGAGCATCTGCGCCGTCTTACTATTGAATCGTTCTCCCAAGAATGGTTTAGTGGAAAAATTCGCAAGCCGCGTGACCGGAACAAGTGGATTTGCTTTCTAGGCACAGGTGGTTCTCCCCGTAACTTGCTTACTCAAACAAAACGTACCGGTGGCTTTGTCTTGAATTTCCCCGACTTTATGATGCACATTGACCCGGGTCCCGGCGCAATTTACCATGCCAATTATTTCGGGCTGGATTTAACCGCGCTGGATGCGGTATTTGTTTCGCATGGTCATACCGATCACTTTACCGAAGCGGGGGTGGTAATCGAGGCGATGAGCCACATCATGAGCCAACGGCGAGGAGCAGTGTTAGCTCCCGGTGAATTGCTGGAGCAGGGCTATATAACCCGCTTTCATCAGGGCAAACTACCTGCACCCGGCTTTGGTCCCTATCGGGGTGGTCCGGCAGCAGTGCTGGCAATGCAAGCCGAAAACCCGCTTGAGTTGCACGGAGATGTTGTCCTAATACCGCACCGAGCATATCATGGTAACGAGAATTATGGTTTTACACTGGCATATAAGGGTTTAAAACTAGGCTACACTAGCGATACCAGCTATATCCGCTCTTTCGAGTGCAAATCCGGTGAGATTGTAACCGTCAATAGTGGGTTGGCGTTAGGGGAAATGCGGGATTTTATACAAGTTCATGAGTATCATGAAGACCTCAAGGAAAATTATGCTGGGCTGGATATATTAATCGCCAATGTGGGTTTTCATCACACCTTCGCGCATCGCCACCTGACCGCATATGGACTAATTCATCTCTTGAAGGATTCAGGTGTAAAGTTGTGCCTGATTACGCACCTTGACATTGCTTATTTCATAAATAACGGGCTGGCGCACGATATGGCGCGTTATATACAAGAAATGAGCGGGGTGCGCTGTATAGTGCCGGAGGAAGGAGCTAAAATTGAGCTTTGA
- the queG gene encoding tRNA epoxyqueuosine(34) reductase QueG, whose translation MSDLKEFIKLQALAEGFDRIGIARSEPFTETQERLLAHIKEGLIRGLAWFTPERVAYSCDPANLLPQVKSIISLAISYHSLDINIEPKPNNPCGKVARYAWGQDYHKVLRSKMEQLFEKISEREGVREARFLVDTARIVDRAVGQRAGVGFFGKNTNLISKGLGSYFFLCEILTDLELEPDAPAIGTCGNCTRCLDACPTKAIVAPWKLDNDRCISYLTIEKRGSIAPDLRDGIGTWIFGCDICQQVCPYNFKVVPYNHPEFIPAIPAISQPELLEWLRITATEESFRAQFKDTSLVRTKRTGLRRNLAIALGNSGESRVLPHLYTALEEETDPEVREHLEWAIQKLLHVMVS comes from the coding sequence ATGAGTGATTTAAAAGAATTTATCAAATTGCAAGCGCTGGCTGAAGGCTTCGACCGCATAGGTATTGCCCGGTCTGAACCGTTTACTGAAACACAGGAACGCTTGTTGGCGCATATTAAAGAAGGCTTGATTCGTGGGTTGGCATGGTTCACCCCCGAACGTGTCGCTTATTCCTGTGACCCTGCCAATCTGCTTCCTCAGGTAAAATCAATTATTTCGCTTGCAATTTCCTATCATTCACTTGACATAAATATAGAACCCAAACCGAATAACCCATGCGGTAAAGTAGCCCGTTATGCATGGGGTCAGGATTACCATAAGGTATTACGCTCTAAAATGGAGCAGCTTTTTGAAAAGATAAGTGAGCGCGAGGGGGTTCGAGAAGCGCGTTTTCTGGTAGATACTGCCCGCATTGTTGATCGGGCGGTGGGGCAACGTGCCGGAGTAGGTTTTTTCGGTAAAAATACTAACCTAATAAGCAAAGGTTTGGGCAGCTATTTTTTTCTATGCGAAATTCTGACCGACCTTGAGCTTGAACCGGATGCACCTGCTATCGGAACATGTGGCAACTGTACTCGTTGTCTCGATGCCTGCCCTACTAAAGCTATCGTAGCGCCTTGGAAACTAGATAATGACCGCTGCATTTCGTACCTAACTATTGAGAAGCGCGGTAGTATAGCGCCGGATTTACGAGATGGTATTGGCACATGGATATTTGGCTGTGATATTTGCCAGCAGGTTTGCCCTTATAACTTTAAAGTTGTTCCCTACAACCACCCTGAATTTATCCCTGCAATACCCGCTATAAGTCAACCGGAGTTGTTAGAATGGTTGAGGATAACTGCTACCGAGGAAAGTTTTCGAGCGCAATTTAAAGATACCTCTTTGGTGCGCACGAAGCGTACAGGCTTACGCCGCAACCTAGCAATCGCATTGGGTAATTCGGGTGAGTCAAGGGTTTTACCTCATTTATATACAGCTTTGGAAGAGGAAACCGACCCAGAAGTAAGGGAACACCTCGAATGGGCAATCCAGAAACTATTGCATGTTATGGTAAGTTGA